CCACAGTTTGATTCTCTTTGCTTAGAAACCCGGGTAGTCGATTTTGACCAATATCCTGTAACGCTTGAAGAGGTGGAAGCTATCAACGCTACAACCACCGGAGAAAAAAAGCAAAAAGGATTCGGTAAATTCGTAAAATCGGTCGGAAGTGTAGCAGCCTCCACCTTAACTGCCGGCTCATTGGAAATCGATACAATGAGTATTAAGACCTATTTACCAGCCGTTATTGACAAATATTTCAAACAGAATGAAGTGCCGAGCATGCTCTTATGTAAATGGTTCAATTATAATGATGAAGCAAAAGAAATCAGACCTAATTACATGAGTCATTATAATATGGAATTAATCAAAGAAAGAGGAAGACAAAGTGCTACTGCGGAGGAAACGGATATTGCTCTGAATGCAGAAAGAGGAGAAGCTTTCTTCAAAGATGCAGGAAAAGAATTATTAGAGAATACTTTTATCATGGCTATCTATCTGCAATATTTAAGCAAAGAAGAAATCATGAAGCAAGTACAAGATGGTATGACAGTAGCTACAGGCATAGCCGGAGCCTTTGGAGTCAATACTGACTTAATGCTTCTTGGAACCCAGGCAGCCGGAGCAGTTGCCGGAGCATCAATGGGTAGCGGATATTTCGTACAGGCAACTTCCTATTTGTACAGATTAGATTGGAATGAAGAAAAAACGCTCAAATTTTATAAAGAATTATATGACAAATCATTAGATGACCTAATCAAATCAGGCATCTGCCAGTTACGATTCGTTGGCAAAGACAAAGCATACAGTAATGTCAGGGCCAGCCGTTTCTCCAACCGCCCGGAAAGTGAATTATTAAAAAGAGCCACAACCCGGGCAATCGATGCTGCAATTGTTAAACTACAAAGAGAGCATGACGAATTCAAAACGAAAACTCCTGTTATTAATATCGATGACAAAGAAGGCGTACTTTATGCATCTATCGGATTACGGGAAGGAGTGGAAGCAGGAGATGTCTACGCAGTTCTTCAACCGATCATAGATCCTGCTACCTACGAAATAACTTCTTTTGAAACGGTAGGAAAAGTAAAAGCCATCAAAAATCAGATTTGTGACAACCGTTATCAAGCAGATATTGAAAGAGAAGAAGATGCTGAAAACGGAGAAAAAGCAGACACCCCGATTAAATATACGGCATTCAAAGGGAAAGTAAAACCGGAATGGCGAGGATGCTTATTAAAACTGGAAAAGAAAAAATAATAATAAAAATTCCATGAAAATCAGACTTATCCTATTAATACTATGTCTTTCTGTCGTATGCAATAGCAATGCCAAAAAGAAAGAACCGATTATCGGGTATGACATCGAATACAGCGGAGCAGAAGGAGTATCTGGCACTTATATGATACAAGTATGGATCAATACGACTAAAGCGACACTATCCACCGAAGAATTCAAAAGATACGCAGTAGAAGGCATTCTGTTTAAAGGTTACGCACGTCCTCAACAAGAACGGGTCGCCCCTATGGTATCAGATGCAATCAGACAGGCCAAAAGCGATTTTTTTAATGCCTTCTTTGAAAATGGAGATTATAGCAAATATGCATCCGTGCTGGGAAACACAGTCAAAAACCTTAAAATAACCAAGAAGGAATATCGACTGGGAATGATTATATCCATATCCGAAAGTCAGCTGAGGAAAGACTTGGAAGAAGCCGGTATTATCAGTAAACTGGGAGGCAATATATTCTAATCAATTAACACAAGAAAGAATAGTATGAAATCCAACTTTATAAAAATAAGTTTATGCTTCTTATGTCTCCTTTTTCTAAATGCCTGTAATAATAAGCAGACGGTGACATCTTCTTATTACACTTATAAAACCGAATGTTTGGGAGTCGAATTAGACGGCTCCCAAACGCTTCGGGCATGGGGAACAGGAAAAAACAAAAAAGATGCAATAGAACAAGCGAAAAAAAATGCTATACATGATATTCTTTTCCAAGGAATACATGACGGGCAATCAAAATGCTCTGTCAAACCTTTATTAACTGAGGTTAATGCGGCAGACAAATACGAGGATTATTTCAATGCCTTCTTTCAGGACAAAGGTTCATATCAAACCTTTGTCTCCGGAGAAGAAAACGGCAGAACCACACGCATTCAGGAGGCAAATAAAAATCAGCTTAAATACGGAATTGTAGTGCGTGTATTTCGTTCCGAACTAAAAAGACGCTTACAAGCAGATGGTATACTAAAATAAAAAACAATCATGAATATAAAAATACACATATTATTTATCGTTTTTTGGATCAGTTCATTAGCAGTATATGGCCAGGCGCGAAAACCAAAATTGATGGTTATCCCCAGCGATAGTTGGTGTCGGCAAAATCATTGCATGACTCAATACGATGACCAAGGTCTCGTTTCTGAAGTCGCCAATTATAATGAAGCAGTGAAAAACAAAGACTTAAGGATTGTTATCTCTACCATTAATAATTTAATGAAAGACCGTGGATTTGAATTGGAAGATTTGGAAGCCACACTGAAAAAATTGGAAACAAGCAAAGCCGAGGACGAACTAATAACAAGTAAATCCGGATCGACAATCAGTGAAAGTCCTTTCGACCAAATAAGAAAACGAGCGAAACCTGATATCATTCTGGATATTGATTATACGATCAACTGGTCCGGTCCGGAAGCCTCGATCACGTATGATTTACGAGGAATGGACGCTGCTACAAATAAACAAATAGCCGGTTCCAACGGTGTCGGTAATCCTTCGTTTTCAGCCGAGATAGCCAGTATGCTCAGAGAAGCAGTCCAATCGAATATGAATGTTTTCTCAGACAGACTACAAAAACACTTCGAAGACATGGCTGAAAACGGTCGGGAAGTAATCGTCGAAATCAAACTGTTCGAAAACTCCGAAGTCGATTTTGAATCTGAATTCGGAGATGATGAACTATACGATATTATAAAAAACTGGATGACCGACAACACAGTCAAAGGACGTTATTCCATTGATGATGCGACAGAGACACACATACGTTTCAGCCAAGTCCGTATCCCCTTATATGATGAAGACGGAAGAGCTATGGATACAAGAGATTTCACAAACTCTCTCCGCAAATATCTGCGAAAGGATCCTTATAGGATACCAGGCAAAATCGTTCTGAAAAGTTTAGGAGAAAGTCTTTTAATCATCGGTGAAAAATAAAACCTGTAATCATGAAAATAATACAAACAATCCTGTTATTACTCGCATCTGTCCTCAGTGGATGGGCGCAGCAAACCTTGTCGTCCAAAGACATGATAGACATTACCCCGCTTGTCAGTACCGAACTTCCCGTAGCTGACGGAGTAAAAAAGATATTGGAATTGAAAGCAAGGCAAATGTTGACAATGAATGGACTGGCCTCTTATTCCGAAAGATTTGTATTAACTCCTAACATCACTATTCTCACGAAAGAAGCGACTCCCACTGCCCCTCCTATGTTCTCGATCAGCATGGAAATATCATTTTATGTAGTGGATGTCTTCGATCAAACTATTATCAGTGAAATCGTATTTCCAGGCAAAGGTATTGACCAGCAGGAGCACAAAGCTCTGATACAGGCGATAAATCGTATCAATCCCCGTTCTGAAAAAGTATCGGCATTTATAGAAGAAACTAAAAACAGGATTACAGATTATTACAAAATGCGCATCCCAACATTAAGTAAACAGGCTGAAACACTTGCTGCTCAGGGCTTCTACGAAGACGCTTTAAACCTTCTTGCCGGTGTACCGGAATCGGTAGAAGGTTATCCGGCCATCGCCAATAAAACAAAAATTATTTACAAACAATATGCCAATCACCAGGCCGACCAATTACTCAAAGAAGCTAAAGGACATATTGCCATTCGTGAATATCCGGCAGCCATTGAGT
This is a stretch of genomic DNA from Parabacteroides chongii. It encodes these proteins:
- a CDS encoding DUF6175 family protein, coding for MNIKIHILFIVFWISSLAVYGQARKPKLMVIPSDSWCRQNHCMTQYDDQGLVSEVANYNEAVKNKDLRIVISTINNLMKDRGFELEDLEATLKKLETSKAEDELITSKSGSTISESPFDQIRKRAKPDIILDIDYTINWSGPEASITYDLRGMDAATNKQIAGSNGVGNPSFSAEIASMLREAVQSNMNVFSDRLQKHFEDMAENGREVIVEIKLFENSEVDFESEFGDDELYDIIKNWMTDNTVKGRYSIDDATETHIRFSQVRIPLYDEDGRAMDTRDFTNSLRKYLRKDPYRIPGKIVLKSLGESLLIIGEK